TGGCACCATGTAGTGGCGACACGCGAAGAGGATAAGGCACAGGTGTATGTCGATAGCGTCCTTGTCAAAGAGGAGGAGGCAATGTCCGGCAATTTAGGCGGCGGTGAGACGAACTGGAATATCGCTCAAGATGGTAATACCGATGGGTACTTGATAGGCGCGGTGGACGAAGTGCGCATCTATAAGAAAGCACTGACGCTCGAAGAAATCAAGCAGAACTTTGAGTCACAGGGCTTATCAGTCGAACCTACCGCAAAGTTAAGTCTCACTTGGGGGCGGATTAAAGCCGCGCAATCTTATCGTTAATGATTATCAAATTCAAACAACACAACTGGTTCATTTCCTAACGGAAATCTGAAATCCAAGGTAACACAGGAACTTTCCAATGAAGGTAGATCCACAACAACTCATTGATGATGGCTACATTGTGCTACGACAGGTTGTTCCGCCTGATCAGTTGGAAGCGTTAAGGTCGAATTTTGAAATCCTCGTCGAAAAGCAAAAAGTAGTTTGGGAACGGGAGCGGAAACCGGACGAAAAACCGGGAGGTATTTGGACAACAAGTGCACAACCGAGGGTGTTTTTCGATGAGGTCGTTGACGCAGCAACTGCCAATACCATCGAGTTTTGTCTGCATGAGAACACGCTTGGCGTGAGTCAACAACTCATGAGAGCACCCGAGGCAGCGATCACACTGATGGCACTGATGTGTAATCCAGTACAAGACCACGGTCCTGCAAGTTGGCACCGCGATATTGATCCAACGGGACAGGCACCGCTAAACGGCATGCAGATGGATTATGTTAAAAACGGACCAGGGTATGTCCAATGGAATATCCCGCTTTACGACGATAGCGTGTTTTGGCTTGTACCGAGAAGTTATTGCCGTCCAAATACGCCAGAGGAACATCAACACCTATTGACCCGCGCCCAAGAACCAATGCCGGGTGGGATCCCGATTGAACTTTCAGCAGGAGATGGGGTTGTCTATAGCCACATGGGTTTGCATTGGGGCAGCAACTATAGCACAAAATTGCGGCGGACTGTTCATCTTGGCTATCGCGCTTTTGGTGGGGATTCATATCCAATTGTTGACCATTTTTATTGGAATCTGGAATTCACCCAACATCTTCCGGCTGAGGCTCGCACCCGATTTGAACATTTTTTCCAATTCCATCAGCAGCAATCCGATGTGATTGAGGCAACCTTTCATGCCATCCGTAACAAGGACGCTGACGGTTTTCAAGATGGGTTGGCGAAGTTACACCCGGGTGAAGAGGAACGTATGGTCGCGGTCGTATTCCTCTCAAAGTTGGCGGACAAGGTTCGCAAACTCAAAGACCCTGAAGTCAGCAAACTTCCCATTGAAGAGCGCATCGGGGAAATCTCCGCACATC
This portion of the Candidatus Poribacteria bacterium genome encodes:
- a CDS encoding phytanoyl-CoA dioxygenase family protein; translation: MKVDPQQLIDDGYIVLRQVVPPDQLEALRSNFEILVEKQKVVWERERKPDEKPGGIWTTSAQPRVFFDEVVDAATANTIEFCLHENTLGVSQQLMRAPEAAITLMALMCNPVQDHGPASWHRDIDPTGQAPLNGMQMDYVKNGPGYVQWNIPLYDDSVFWLVPRSYCRPNTPEEHQHLLTRAQEPMPGGIPIELSAGDGVVYSHMGLHWGSNYSTKLRRTVHLGYRAFGGDSYPIVDHFYWNLEFTQHLPAEARTRFEHFFQFHQQQSDVIEATFHAIRNKDADGFQDGLAKLHPGEEERMVAVVFLSKLADKVRKLKDPEVSKLPIEERIGEISAHRLNFHLYEDFADRFSAEDAESIWQRFSTLYEKIETEIARSVPDRTSRVMRYHLTNMPANFEVEDFIQSW